One window of the Halobacillus litoralis genome contains the following:
- a CDS encoding glycine betaine ABC transporter substrate-binding protein → MKKVLFGLMTALFLVLVIGCSAEGEESSGESNSEGEQASESKDETIKFGVTPWTSTVPPTKIASLILQDMGYKVEETETNVGGVFMGLSRGDLDVFMDAWFPMHEVHMEKFGDKLERTAVSYPKAETGWVVPAYMEDVNSISDLKGMEDEFGNEMFGIEEGASATKESNELIKAYDLDMKQVNSSEGGMMAQAIRLMEQEKPVVFFGWRPHTMFNKHDLKILSNDQGFFESSSVEVVTNSNLSERAPEAYEFLSNWNISIDEVEKMIVEIEENGKDPEKVAREWIENNQDKVAEMKGE, encoded by the coding sequence ATGAAAAAAGTATTATTCGGCTTAATGACTGCTTTATTTTTAGTATTAGTGATCGGTTGCTCTGCAGAGGGAGAAGAAAGCAGTGGGGAATCGAACTCAGAAGGGGAACAAGCTTCTGAAAGTAAGGATGAGACGATCAAGTTTGGTGTTACGCCTTGGACGAGTACAGTCCCACCTACAAAAATCGCTAGTCTGATTTTACAGGATATGGGCTACAAAGTAGAAGAAACAGAGACGAACGTCGGCGGTGTCTTCATGGGATTATCCCGTGGTGACCTGGATGTCTTCATGGATGCCTGGTTCCCGATGCACGAAGTCCACATGGAAAAATTCGGTGACAAGTTAGAACGTACGGCTGTAAGCTACCCGAAAGCAGAGACAGGCTGGGTCGTTCCTGCTTACATGGAAGACGTAAATTCCATTTCTGATTTGAAAGGCATGGAAGACGAGTTCGGTAATGAAATGTTCGGCATTGAAGAAGGAGCAAGCGCTACAAAAGAATCCAATGAGCTAATTAAGGCTTATGATTTGGACATGAAGCAAGTGAATTCTTCTGAAGGTGGTATGATGGCTCAAGCCATTCGTTTGATGGAACAGGAGAAGCCGGTTGTGTTCTTCGGCTGGCGTCCACACACGATGTTCAATAAACATGATTTGAAGATCCTTTCCAATGATCAAGGTTTCTTTGAATCTTCTTCTGTTGAAGTTGTAACAAACAGTAACTTGAGTGAAAGAGCTCCAGAAGCTTACGAATTCTTGAGTAATTGGAACATCTCGATCGACGAGGTAGAGAAAATGATCGTTGAAATCGAGGAAAACGGCAAGGACCCGGAAAAAGTGGCGCGTGAATGGATTGAGAACAACCAGGATAAAGTCGCTGAAATGAAGGGCGAATAA
- a CDS encoding quaternary amine ABC transporter ATP-binding protein codes for MNKIEVNQMTKIFGSHPKQGVKMLEDGKSKDQILEEAGLTVGVNQASFAVEPGEFFVIMGLSGSGKSTLIRLVNRLIEPTSGEVYIDGEDITKMSQGTLIETRRKKLGMVFQKFGLFPHRTVLANVGYGLEIQGINKQEREEKARKSIEDVGLKGYEASYPDQLSGGMQQRVGLARALANDTDILLMDEAFSALDPLIRKEMQDELLHLQKKLGKTILFITHDLDEALKLGDRIAIMKDGRIVQVGTSEEILEKPADDYVSSFVKDVDRSKVLEAHHVMKKPEVLTTYKDGPHVAVRKMEEAGVSSIFVVDKEDNYKGVLTIDDAIDAYNKKIALEEVVREGAHITGKDTPLKDLLGIAADTKYPIVVAEDGKLVGIISRVSILSGLVLGKEKEEVTT; via the coding sequence ATGAATAAGATCGAAGTGAACCAAATGACTAAAATCTTCGGCTCTCATCCTAAACAGGGTGTCAAAATGCTGGAAGATGGAAAATCGAAGGATCAAATATTAGAAGAGGCTGGTTTGACAGTAGGTGTCAATCAGGCCTCCTTCGCGGTAGAACCTGGTGAATTTTTTGTCATCATGGGGTTGTCGGGAAGCGGGAAGTCGACATTGATCCGTCTCGTCAATCGATTGATCGAACCGACCTCTGGGGAAGTTTATATCGACGGGGAAGACATTACGAAAATGAGCCAGGGGACTCTTATAGAGACTAGAAGAAAAAAACTTGGCATGGTCTTCCAAAAATTCGGTTTATTTCCCCATAGGACGGTTTTAGCCAATGTCGGTTACGGCCTGGAGATACAAGGCATCAACAAACAGGAACGTGAGGAAAAAGCTCGCAAATCGATTGAAGATGTCGGGTTGAAAGGCTATGAAGCTAGTTATCCCGATCAATTGAGTGGAGGAATGCAGCAGCGTGTCGGCTTAGCACGTGCGCTTGCCAATGACACGGATATTTTATTGATGGACGAAGCCTTCAGTGCCTTGGATCCGTTGATTCGAAAAGAGATGCAAGACGAACTCCTTCATTTACAGAAAAAGTTAGGAAAAACGATATTGTTCATCACCCATGATTTGGATGAAGCTTTGAAGCTCGGTGACCGCATTGCCATCATGAAAGACGGAAGAATCGTCCAGGTAGGCACTTCTGAAGAAATTTTAGAAAAACCGGCCGACGATTATGTTTCAAGTTTTGTGAAAGATGTGGACCGATCGAAAGTATTAGAAGCCCATCATGTCATGAAAAAACCTGAAGTTTTGACCACTTATAAAGATGGTCCGCATGTGGCTGTACGCAAGATGGAAGAAGCGGGTGTCTCCAGTATCTTTGTTGTTGATAAGGAAGACAACTACAAAGGTGTGTTGACCATTGACGACGCAATAGATGCTTATAATAAAAAGATTGCATTGGAAGAAGTGGTGCGGGAAGGTGCTCACATTACTGGAAAAGATACGCCGTTGAAAGATTTGCTGGGGATAGCTGCTGATACGAAATATCCGATTGTCGTGGCAGAAGATGGGAAGCTCGTCGGCATCATTTCCCGTGTTTCCATTCTTTCTGGCCTCGTACTCGGTAAAGAGAAAGAGGAGGTGACAACATGA
- a CDS encoding methyl-accepting chemotaxis protein, translating to MKKDQFNPKKSLRAQLFLNFIIPIIILGVLVFAFVEVLSSHIVDEYVLPQFEQILETNGEELIRSIDEEAVEAAIQNPEENHSGLVNTLDTFMEGKERLEYAYILTKEADTDYIVSLSGSEDMMVESPFTDEQNQSFNNGEVVITSIYEDEWGVHKSIFIPLDNTDAIIGVDMSTQFVKDLQNNIHLFLAVFLVVALVLGVLFAYLFGTRLNKSVQSLLSSVKRITDGDLTEEIETKRKDEIGQLARSMNQMVGSLRSLVNRVSRATDDVSAQSEELTQAANEVKEGSEQVASTMQELSSGSESQANSSSHLSEMMEDFVNKIEEANEGGQEVSSTSKEVLSMTDEGRTLMQTSVSQMNNINHIVKEAVDKVKGLDRQSKEINKLVQVIQDIAEQTNLLSLNAAIEAARAGEHGKGFAVVADEVRKLAEQVSTSIVDITTIVEKIQTESSSVANSLETGYEEVNEGSKQIEVTGRTFDDIHTSVSDMAGRVQQISSHLSNVARSSQQMNTSIEEIASVSEESAAGVQQVAASSQQTSSSMEEVSVSARQLSELAEELNEQVREFKV from the coding sequence GTGAAAAAAGACCAATTCAATCCGAAAAAATCATTGCGAGCTCAACTTTTCTTGAATTTCATCATTCCCATCATCATCTTAGGGGTGTTAGTCTTTGCATTTGTCGAAGTACTTTCTTCTCATATCGTAGATGAATATGTGCTACCTCAATTTGAACAAATATTAGAAACGAATGGGGAAGAACTTATTCGTTCGATCGATGAGGAGGCAGTCGAAGCGGCAATACAAAACCCTGAGGAAAACCATTCAGGGTTAGTCAATACACTGGATACTTTCATGGAAGGGAAAGAGCGTCTGGAATATGCATATATCCTTACCAAAGAGGCTGATACGGATTATATCGTGAGCTTGAGTGGCAGTGAAGATATGATGGTGGAATCTCCATTTACCGACGAACAGAACCAGTCCTTCAATAATGGGGAAGTTGTCATCACCTCTATTTATGAAGATGAGTGGGGTGTCCATAAATCGATTTTTATTCCCCTTGATAATACGGATGCGATTATCGGTGTCGATATGAGCACTCAGTTCGTGAAAGATTTACAAAACAATATCCATTTGTTTTTGGCAGTATTCTTAGTAGTTGCCCTAGTCCTTGGGGTATTGTTCGCCTATCTATTCGGAACTCGTCTGAATAAATCTGTTCAATCATTATTGTCTTCCGTTAAACGAATTACGGATGGTGATTTAACAGAGGAAATTGAAACGAAACGAAAAGATGAAATCGGTCAATTGGCTCGCTCCATGAATCAAATGGTCGGAAGCCTCCGTTCATTAGTGAACCGTGTATCCAGAGCGACAGATGATGTTTCAGCTCAAAGTGAAGAGTTGACCCAGGCAGCAAATGAAGTGAAAGAGGGGAGTGAGCAAGTGGCTTCAACAATGCAGGAGCTTTCTTCAGGATCGGAATCTCAAGCGAATAGCTCCAGTCACCTCTCTGAAATGATGGAAGACTTCGTTAATAAGATCGAAGAGGCTAATGAAGGCGGCCAAGAAGTATCTTCAACCTCCAAGGAAGTTCTTTCTATGACAGATGAGGGGCGGACATTGATGCAAACCTCTGTCTCTCAAATGAACAATATCAATCACATTGTCAAAGAAGCTGTAGATAAAGTGAAAGGGCTGGACCGTCAATCGAAAGAAATCAACAAGCTGGTCCAGGTCATTCAGGATATTGCGGAACAAACCAACCTATTGTCACTGAATGCGGCCATTGAAGCAGCGCGGGCTGGAGAACATGGAAAAGGATTTGCCGTTGTTGCTGATGAGGTCCGTAAACTTGCCGAGCAGGTGTCAACATCGATTGTTGATATTACGACCATTGTGGAAAAAATTCAAACAGAATCAAGCAGTGTTGCCAACTCGCTGGAAACAGGATATGAAGAAGTCAATGAAGGGTCTAAGCAGATTGAAGTGACCGGACGGACTTTCGATGACATTCACACATCCGTATCTGATATGGCAGGGAGAGTCCAACAAATCTCTTCCCACTTATCAAATGTCGCAAGAAGTAGTCAACAGATGAATACATCGATTGAAGAAATCGCCTCCGTCTCAGAAGAATCTGCGGCAGGTGTGCAACAAGTAGCTGCCTCTTCACAACAAACGAGCAGTTCGATGGAAGAAGTTTCTGTCAGCGCCCGTCAATTGTCGGAACTGGCAGAAGAATTGAATGAACAAGTAAGAGAATTTAAAGTTTAA
- a CDS encoding TetR/AcrR family transcriptional regulator has protein sequence MGRNSRKMEILTAASKIVSDRGIFNLTLEAVAEEAGISKGGLLYHYPSKEALVQGMVEHLAKNYREKIENNVEEDAGENGKWTRSFLEVTFNQSYENKDMNAGLLAAKAVNSDLLEPIRDAYKYWQTNIENDGLDPVKATIIRLAIDGVWLSELFDIYQIEDEKKAEVYRRLKAWAEE, from the coding sequence ATGGGCAGGAATTCAAGAAAAATGGAGATTCTTACGGCTGCATCTAAAATAGTCAGTGACCGTGGTATATTCAATTTGACGTTAGAAGCAGTGGCTGAAGAAGCTGGTATCAGCAAAGGTGGCCTACTTTATCACTATCCGTCCAAAGAAGCTTTAGTACAAGGAATGGTCGAGCACCTGGCGAAGAACTATCGGGAGAAAATCGAGAATAATGTGGAAGAGGACGCTGGTGAGAATGGAAAATGGACGAGATCCTTTTTAGAAGTGACATTCAACCAGAGTTATGAAAATAAAGATATGAATGCCGGTTTGCTCGCTGCGAAAGCTGTTAATTCAGATTTGCTTGAACCGATCAGGGATGCCTATAAGTATTGGCAGACGAATATCGAAAACGATGGTCTGGATCCAGTGAAGGCGACCATCATTCGCCTGGCGATTGATGGTGTCTGGCTGTCGGAGTTGTTTGATATCTACCAAATCGAAGATGAAAAGAAAGCAGAAGTATACCGCCGCTTAAAAGCATGGGCAGAAGAATAA
- a CDS encoding 3-keto-5-aminohexanoate cleavage protein → MNQKVLLTAAVTGAGDTVKKNEHVPVTPKEIADAAIESAKAGATVAHVHARDPKTGGISHNVDHYREIVDRIRESETDVIINITSGGGGDFIPSLATPAAGGDGTDMQTPAERHQPVGELLPEMCTLDCGSTNFGNMIYMSPTDWLRDQAKMVQESGVKPELECFDTGHIRFANQLIKEGLIDGDPMFQFCLGIPWGAEADAETILYMKNRLPENAHWSAFGIGRMQMPIATQSAMLGGNVRVGLEDNIYLKKGVMARNDQLVDKAVNMLHGNGMEAMTPQEAREKFQLRNPHQGGK, encoded by the coding sequence ATGAATCAAAAAGTTTTATTAACAGCAGCCGTTACAGGTGCTGGAGATACTGTGAAGAAGAATGAACATGTACCGGTGACACCAAAGGAAATCGCCGACGCGGCAATTGAATCAGCTAAAGCAGGAGCGACCGTGGCCCACGTCCATGCCCGTGACCCTAAGACAGGCGGCATCAGCCATAACGTCGACCATTATCGTGAAATCGTCGATCGTATCCGTGAGTCTGAAACAGATGTAATCATTAATATCACATCAGGTGGCGGCGGTGACTTTATTCCAAGCCTGGCCACACCAGCTGCTGGTGGAGATGGAACGGATATGCAGACACCTGCAGAGCGTCATCAGCCTGTCGGGGAATTGCTTCCTGAAATGTGCACCCTCGATTGTGGAAGCACGAACTTTGGCAACATGATTTACATGAGCCCGACCGATTGGCTTCGTGACCAAGCGAAAATGGTCCAGGAAAGTGGCGTCAAACCGGAACTTGAGTGTTTTGATACCGGCCACATCCGCTTTGCCAATCAATTGATTAAAGAAGGATTGATCGATGGAGATCCGATGTTCCAATTTTGCCTTGGTATCCCTTGGGGAGCAGAAGCAGATGCGGAAACGATTCTTTATATGAAAAACCGTCTGCCAGAGAACGCGCATTGGTCAGCTTTTGGAATCGGACGTATGCAAATGCCGATCGCTACACAGTCTGCCATGCTTGGTGGAAATGTCCGCGTAGGGTTGGAAGACAATATTTATTTGAAAAAAGGTGTAATGGCAAGAAACGATCAGTTAGTGGATAAGGCAGTGAACATGCTGCACGGAAATGGCATGGAAGCTATGACTCCGCAAGAAGCACGAGAGAAATTCCAACTGAGAAACCCGCACCAAGGAGGTAAGTGA
- a CDS encoding LTA synthase family protein, whose amino-acid sequence MFKSVFRTIPLFISFIILLSFLYIVTSTAVSGDLNTVIDVIQVHTSIIGGMIFLLSLSLWAGAIYFLEKKGWMMPLYESKIYRVLTAFLIAFLIGSIGAYVFLAYHIDIEQIGKTTEWIQEYLNRFIFTAFLLSLITLVIILLVGEVYMGAGVALFTYFILAMVNYYKQEYRNEPLFPNDFIQVGQMKDVIPLISDSISLPITLGIAIAAILAIAVWFKMPKIKLGWISRLVILLPLGFVLYSFLFYEDTFAESFYEEYTSFMPWNQNNNYYYNGPVLGMVSNIKLDVVQEPDRYNEKVLEASVVQAEELTVENSPAEEETVKPNIVFLLNETFWDPTRLDVHFSEDPMPNVRKLMDEYPSGTFFSPVFGGETANTEFELLTSYSMNYINPGGNPFNHILANDQYPSVVSHLNNEGYYSEAIHPNSGNLYRRQRVYPNLGFDSWKFLEDMTYTEKDNSEFVSDQSVVNELLDTIEQQEDPSFIHAVTIANHLPYPEDKYEGGSTIDVKGESLSEDSERMLEVYSEGIKRSDATLDRLNEEIQALDEPTLIVFYGDHLPSLGSNLKAYREAGFGTEEDQQTKAEFYETPLLVLSNFDTGLDEDLGTLSPIYLAPMISEALGLDSPPFYDFMNEMKEEIPAFRNRIYMEDEGQTVESSDQLPSSTQAVLSDYHQFQFDVLSGKQHVIDQLYNTQQ is encoded by the coding sequence ATGTTCAAAAGTGTTTTTCGTACAATTCCTTTGTTTATATCGTTTATAATTTTACTCAGTTTCCTATACATTGTTACAAGTACCGCCGTTTCAGGTGATTTGAATACGGTCATTGATGTCATCCAAGTTCATACAAGTATTATAGGTGGCATGATTTTTCTTCTTTCCCTTTCGTTATGGGCAGGAGCCATTTACTTTTTGGAGAAAAAAGGGTGGATGATGCCATTATACGAATCTAAAATCTATCGCGTATTGACGGCGTTCCTTATTGCGTTCCTGATAGGATCCATAGGAGCTTATGTGTTCCTGGCATATCATATAGATATAGAACAAATCGGGAAGACGACGGAATGGATCCAGGAATATCTGAATCGTTTCATATTTACTGCTTTTCTGTTGTCTCTCATCACTCTTGTAATCATTCTGCTTGTTGGGGAAGTTTATATGGGGGCAGGGGTGGCACTTTTCACTTACTTTATTTTAGCCATGGTCAATTATTATAAGCAGGAATATCGTAATGAGCCGCTGTTCCCTAATGATTTTATTCAAGTGGGACAGATGAAAGATGTTATACCTTTGATCTCTGATTCGATTTCTCTCCCCATTACCCTGGGAATAGCCATCGCGGCGATATTAGCAATAGCGGTATGGTTTAAGATGCCTAAGATCAAGCTGGGTTGGATATCAAGGTTGGTTATTCTCCTCCCTTTAGGCTTTGTCCTTTATTCATTCCTTTTTTACGAAGATACCTTTGCAGAATCTTTTTATGAAGAATACACAAGCTTCATGCCATGGAACCAGAATAATAATTATTACTACAATGGACCGGTTTTGGGAATGGTTTCAAATATCAAGCTGGATGTTGTACAAGAACCAGACCGATATAATGAAAAAGTTCTGGAAGCGTCTGTTGTTCAAGCAGAAGAATTGACTGTTGAGAATTCTCCAGCTGAGGAGGAAACGGTTAAGCCTAATATTGTATTTTTACTGAATGAGACTTTTTGGGATCCCACACGTTTGGATGTCCATTTTTCGGAAGACCCTATGCCTAACGTTAGAAAACTGATGGATGAATATCCTTCGGGTACCTTTTTTAGTCCAGTATTTGGAGGGGAGACCGCTAATACTGAATTTGAATTGTTAACAAGTTATTCAATGAATTATATCAACCCTGGTGGAAATCCTTTCAACCATATTCTTGCCAATGATCAATACCCGTCTGTCGTCTCCCACTTGAATAATGAAGGTTATTATAGTGAAGCCATTCACCCCAATAGTGGAAATTTATATCGGCGCCAACGGGTTTATCCTAATTTAGGGTTCGATTCCTGGAAGTTTCTTGAGGATATGACCTACACGGAAAAAGATAATAGTGAATTCGTTTCCGACCAATCGGTGGTGAATGAATTATTAGATACGATCGAGCAACAGGAAGACCCATCCTTTATTCATGCTGTAACGATTGCCAACCATTTACCATATCCGGAAGATAAATATGAAGGTGGCAGCACGATTGATGTTAAAGGAGAATCACTTTCTGAAGACTCTGAAAGGATGCTGGAGGTTTATTCAGAAGGAATCAAACGTTCTGATGCCACATTGGACCGATTGAATGAAGAAATTCAGGCGCTCGATGAGCCTACGCTTATCGTTTTTTATGGTGATCACTTACCTTCATTAGGATCAAACTTGAAAGCTTATAGAGAGGCTGGTTTCGGTACAGAAGAAGACCAGCAGACAAAAGCTGAGTTTTATGAAACCCCACTGTTGGTATTATCGAACTTTGATACAGGTTTAGACGAAGATTTAGGTACGCTGAGTCCGATTTACTTGGCACCGATGATTTCTGAGGCGCTGGGGTTGGACTCTCCACCTTTTTATGACTTCATGAATGAAATGAAGGAAGAGATACCTGCTTTCCGGAACAGGATTTATATGGAGGATGAGGGGCAAACAGTAGAATCTTCCGATCAGTTACCATCCTCCACCCAGGCAGTATTATCTGACTATCACCAATTCCAGTTTGATGTTTTATCAGGGAAACAGCATGTCATTGATCAACTTTACAACACTCAACAGTAA
- a CDS encoding ABC transporter permease produces MNYFYFPLEEWTNTFVNNWLLPVLGGFFNQISVVLDTFITAVTDLLIAIPPEIIALFLILLSWRVAGKGIALFTLIGCLYLGSVNLWDGAMQTVAVVIVSTLLSIIVGIPMGILSATNKMVDRIVRPILDFMQTLPSFVYLIPAILLFGLGGVPAVISTFVFATPPAVRMTSLGIKQVPADVVEASRAFGSTKKQLLFKVQLPMAVPTIMAGVNQTIMLALSMAVIASMIGAPGLGSTVLSGISTVNVGLGLTGGLGIVVLAIVLDRITQGFGQKV; encoded by the coding sequence ATGAATTACTTCTATTTTCCATTAGAAGAATGGACCAATACTTTTGTTAATAATTGGCTCCTTCCTGTGCTTGGTGGTTTCTTCAATCAAATCAGTGTCGTCCTCGATACCTTTATTACGGCAGTAACAGACCTGCTGATCGCCATTCCTCCTGAAATCATTGCTCTCTTTCTTATCTTGTTATCCTGGAGAGTTGCAGGCAAAGGCATTGCCCTGTTTACATTGATTGGCTGTCTTTATCTAGGATCGGTCAACCTTTGGGATGGAGCGATGCAGACAGTGGCTGTCGTCATTGTTTCTACATTATTATCCATCATAGTCGGGATACCGATGGGGATTTTGAGTGCAACCAATAAAATGGTTGATAGAATCGTCCGTCCCATTCTGGATTTCATGCAGACACTACCAAGCTTCGTCTACTTGATTCCAGCGATTTTACTTTTCGGACTGGGAGGCGTGCCGGCTGTAATTTCTACATTCGTATTTGCCACCCCGCCGGCTGTAAGGATGACAAGTTTAGGAATCAAACAGGTACCAGCAGATGTCGTGGAAGCATCCCGCGCATTCGGGTCTACGAAGAAGCAGCTTTTGTTCAAGGTGCAACTGCCAATGGCTGTGCCAACGATTATGGCAGGTGTCAACCAAACGATCATGCTGGCTCTGTCGATGGCCGTCATTGCGTCAATGATCGGGGCTCCGGGACTTGGATCCACCGTGCTTTCAGGCATCTCGACAGTCAATGTCGGACTTGGTCTGACAGGTGGACTTGGAATAGTCGTATTAGCAATTGTGCTTGACCGTATTACGCAAGGGTTTGGACAAAAAGTATAA
- a CDS encoding ATP-grasp domain-containing protein, which yields MAYILIIDEKIISPILVQMAFNHHIPIYYTDDERSLALTQSTKLLTNSESCLSLLERKAPDHAHSKASQLVKNKARFREISASINQDYFFRLLSLDELLHLEKDTVPFPVVIKPNKGYSSVGVYIVKNEHEWEQAVQGLYSDLLLSEGMYSDTVIDSEQIIIEEWIDGTEFALDCYFDDAGEPVILNALKRRFLDDQDTSDRIYFTSAQVIDEIHADAVKYLRSLNKRLNFTNYPFHIEIRKSTKGIVPIEMNPLRFAGAGTTDVSYYAYDINAAEAYFLNEQPDWKPLIERNDPAIYGFFCAEVPTQISKSLIEDIHHEQLKQEFSEVLEYRVIDSASDRAFAVIFFKTTSLAELDYLVNLDLESYIELKKVKETIK from the coding sequence GTGGCCTATATCCTTATTATCGATGAAAAAATCATTTCGCCTATTCTAGTACAAATGGCCTTCAATCATCACATACCAATTTACTACACTGATGATGAAAGATCATTAGCCCTGACACAAAGCACGAAATTATTGACGAACTCTGAAAGCTGCTTGAGTCTTCTTGAGAGAAAAGCGCCTGATCACGCTCATTCAAAAGCTTCACAGCTAGTAAAGAATAAAGCAAGGTTCAGAGAAATATCTGCATCCATTAATCAAGATTATTTTTTTCGACTTCTTAGCTTAGACGAATTGCTGCACTTAGAAAAAGATACCGTTCCATTTCCAGTAGTGATTAAACCTAACAAAGGTTATTCGAGTGTAGGTGTCTACATAGTGAAAAATGAACATGAATGGGAGCAAGCTGTGCAAGGTCTTTATTCTGATCTGCTCCTTTCTGAAGGAATGTATTCCGACACTGTGATTGATAGTGAGCAAATCATCATTGAAGAATGGATTGATGGCACGGAGTTTGCTTTGGATTGTTATTTTGATGATGCAGGTGAACCAGTCATCCTCAATGCATTGAAAAGACGATTTCTTGATGACCAGGATACTTCTGATCGTATTTATTTTACATCCGCCCAGGTTATTGATGAAATACATGCCGATGCAGTCAAGTACTTGCGTTCATTAAATAAACGTTTGAACTTTACGAATTATCCTTTCCATATAGAAATAAGAAAATCAACGAAGGGAATCGTACCAATTGAAATGAATCCTCTTCGCTTTGCTGGCGCAGGGACGACAGACGTCAGTTATTATGCTTATGACATCAATGCAGCGGAAGCATATTTTTTGAATGAACAGCCGGATTGGAAACCACTTATAGAGCGTAATGATCCAGCTATATATGGCTTCTTTTGCGCAGAAGTTCCGACACAGATAAGTAAAAGTCTTATTGAAGATATTCACCATGAGCAACTGAAGCAGGAGTTTAGTGAAGTCCTGGAATACAGGGTGATTGACTCAGCAAGTGATCGTGCCTTTGCAGTAATTTTCTTTAAGACCACTAGCCTGGCAGAACTCGATTACCTGGTGAATTTAGATTTAGAGTCTTATATAGAACTGAAAAAAGTAAAGGAGACCATCAAGTGA
- a CDS encoding L-carnitine dehydrogenase — MKKVTVVGTGVIGNGWIARFLAQGLDVIAFDPAEGAEKRTRQAIDHAWSSLEERGLAEGVSKDRLTFMDTIEGAVREADYIQENVPEREELKKSVLQSIDEHAKPEAIIGSSTSGIKPTILQEGMAHPERFFVAHPFNPVYLLPLVEIVGGQDTDAAVIEKGHQFFESIEMKPLIIQKEVDGHVADRLMEALWREALHLVNDGVATTEEVDAAIVYGAGLRWAQMGPFLTFHLAGGEQGMRHMLEQFGPALKLPWTKLEAPELTDELKERVISGCENHAGDQTVADLEQKRNEFLVKLLDLVEEYWPETNTSAAK, encoded by the coding sequence ATGAAAAAAGTCACTGTTGTAGGCACAGGAGTCATCGGAAATGGATGGATCGCCCGCTTTTTAGCACAAGGATTGGATGTCATAGCTTTTGATCCAGCAGAAGGGGCAGAAAAAAGAACACGACAAGCAATTGACCACGCCTGGTCTTCTTTGGAAGAACGAGGACTGGCAGAGGGAGTTTCCAAAGATCGTTTGACATTCATGGATACTATCGAGGGTGCTGTACGTGAGGCAGACTATATTCAGGAAAACGTTCCGGAGCGTGAAGAGCTGAAGAAGAGTGTCCTGCAGTCGATCGATGAGCATGCGAAGCCTGAGGCGATCATCGGTTCAAGTACCTCCGGGATTAAACCGACCATCTTGCAGGAAGGCATGGCCCACCCTGAGCGCTTTTTCGTAGCTCACCCTTTTAACCCGGTATACCTTTTGCCATTAGTAGAAATCGTAGGAGGACAAGACACGGATGCTGCTGTGATTGAAAAAGGTCATCAATTCTTTGAATCCATTGAAATGAAACCATTGATCATCCAGAAGGAAGTCGATGGCCATGTAGCTGACCGTTTAATGGAAGCTTTGTGGCGCGAAGCCCTTCATCTTGTCAATGATGGAGTTGCGACAACCGAAGAAGTAGACGCAGCTATCGTTTATGGTGCTGGTTTACGTTGGGCTCAAATGGGACCATTCCTTACTTTCCATTTAGCAGGTGGAGAACAAGGAATGCGTCATATGCTGGAACAATTCGGACCTGCTTTGAAATTACCTTGGACAAAGCTTGAAGCACCTGAATTGACAGATGAACTGAAAGAACGTGTCATTTCTGGCTGTGAAAATCATGCTGGAGATCAAACCGTTGCCGATCTGGAACAAAAGCGTAATGAATTTCTCGTTAAATTGCTCGATCTAGTTGAGGAATACTGGCCGGAAACGAACACTTCCGCTGCCAAATAA
- a CDS encoding thioesterase family protein, with translation MTNQSFEYNDQVRSEWVDYNGHMNDAAYAAVFSHAVDEFMNHIGLDASARESFAYTIFTLETHLCYLKEAHEHEGLQVSVQLLDADKKRMHVFFVMKNDKDEALATSEQMLMGMSTEEGRPAPFPEAVADFIEKLRQAHEHLETPKQAGRQIGIRR, from the coding sequence ATGACTAATCAAAGCTTTGAATATAACGACCAAGTCAGAAGTGAATGGGTGGATTATAACGGTCATATGAATGATGCCGCCTACGCTGCTGTTTTCAGTCATGCAGTGGATGAATTTATGAATCATATCGGTTTGGATGCATCGGCTCGTGAGTCTTTTGCTTATACGATTTTTACATTGGAGACTCATCTTTGTTACTTGAAGGAAGCTCATGAACACGAAGGTCTCCAAGTATCTGTTCAACTTCTCGATGCAGATAAAAAGCGTATGCATGTCTTTTTTGTGATGAAAAATGACAAGGACGAAGCATTAGCTACGAGTGAACAAATGTTGATGGGGATGAGTACCGAAGAAGGCCGCCCGGCTCCATTTCCTGAAGCAGTTGCTGACTTTATTGAAAAACTACGACAAGCGCATGAACATTTAGAAACACCGAAGCAAGCGGGACGTCAAATCGGCATCAGACGCTAA